In Candidatus Hydrogenedentota bacterium, the genomic window GGATTCCGCACCCCGGACCCCGCCCAGCCGGGGTCCGGCGGCCCCGGTTGTGCTACACTTTCCGCGCCGTCCGTCCCCCGGGGCGCCGCTCCGGGAATGCGCCCCGGCACGGCGGCGTTCCGATTTATTGGCAGTCCGGCGCGACGGCCGCAAGCAGTAAAACAACACAAGGAGCGGATCCATGCTGTTTGACCTTGACATGATTCAGGCGGTGTACGCGCGGATGGCGGGACGTGTGGCGGCGGCGCGGGAGGTTGTCGGGCGCCCCCTGACACTGGCGGAGAAAATCCTGTACGCGCACCTGTGGGACGGAACGCCGGACCGCGCCTTTGCCCGCGGGGTGGATTATGTGGACTTCGCCCCGGACCGGGTGGCCATGCAGGACGCCACGGCGCAGATGGCGCTGCTCCAGTTCATGTCGGCGGGACGCGCCCGCGCGGCCGTGCCCAGCACGGTCCACTGCGACCACCTGATCCAGGCGAAAACGGGCGCGGCGGCGGACCTGGCCGAGGCGGTCACGGCGAACAAAGAGGTCTACGATTTCCTCGCCTCCGTGTCGAACAAGTACGGCATCGGCTTCTGGAAGCCCGGCGCGGGCATCATCCACCAGGTGGTCCTGGAAAACTACGCCTTCCCCGGCGGCATGATGATCGGCACCGACTCGCACACACCGAACGCGGGCGGCCTGGGCATGGTGGCCATCGGCGTGGGCGGCGCGGACGCCGTGGACGTGATGGCGGGCATGGCCTGGGAACTGAAGTTCCCGAAGCTCATCGGCGTGAAACTGACGGGCAAGTTAAGCGGCTGGGCCTCGCCCAAGGACATCATCCTGAAGGTCGCGGGCATCCTCACCGTGAAGGGCGGCACGGGCGCCATTGTCGAGTATTTCGGCGGGGGCTCCGAGGCCATGTCCTGCACGGGCAAGGGGACCGTCTGCAACATGGGCGCGGAAATCGGCGCCACCACCTCGCTCTTCGCCTTTGACGAGTCCATGGTCCGCTACCTGGAGTCCACGGGCCGCGCCGACGTGGCCGCGGCGGCGAAGGCCGCGGCGGACTGTCTGCGCCCCGACCCGGAGGTCTACGCGGACCCGGCGGCCTATTACGACCAGTTGATCGAGATCAACCTCAGCGAACTGGAGCCGCTGCTGAACGGGCCGTTCACGCCCGACCTGGCCACGCCCGTGTCGAAAATGCGCGCCGTGATGGCGGAGAAGGGCTGGCCCGAAAAGGTCGAGGTCGCCCTCATCGGCTCCTGCACCAACTCCTCCTACGAGGACATGGCCCGCTGCGCCTCCATCGCGCGCCAGGCGAAAGAGAAGAACATCGAGGCGAAGGCCGAGTTCACCATCACCCCCGGCTCGGAACTGGTCCGCCACACCCTGGAGAAGGACGGACTGCTGGAGGACTTCGCGGGCATCGGCGGCGTGGTCCTGGCGAACGCCTGCGGGCCCTGCATCGGCCAGTGGGCGCGCCACCGCTCCGGCCCGGCGGACGAGCCGAACACCATTGTCACCTCCTTCAACCGGAATTTCGCCAAGCGCAACGACGGCAACCCGAAGACCCACGCCTTTGTGGCCTCGCCGGAGATGGTGACGGCCCTGGCGCTCTCGGGCGACCTGGGCTTCAACCCCGCCGTGGACGCCCTGCTGAACCGCGACGGCGTGCCGGTGAAACTGGACCCGCCCGCGGGGGACGAGCTGCCCCGCAACGGCTTCTCCTGTGACGACCCGGGCTACCAGGCGCCCGCCGAGGACGGAAGCGGCGTCGCCGTGATTGTCCGCCCCGACTCGGACCGCCTCCAGCTCCTGGAGCCCTTCGCCGCGAACGCGGGCGACCTGCGCGGGCTGAAACTGCTCCTGAAGGCCAAGGGCAAATGCACCACGGACCACATCTCCATGGCCGGGCCGTGGCTGAAGTACCGGGGCCACCTGGACAACATCTCGAACAACTGCTTCATCGGTGCCATCAACGCCTTCAACGACAAGGCGAACACCGTGAAGAACCCCGTCACCGGCGAATACGGCGAGGTGCCCGCCACGGCCCGCGCCTGCAAGGCGGCGGGGATTGGCACGGTGGTCGTGGGCGACGAGAACTACGGCGAG contains:
- a CDS encoding aconitate hydratase, whose protein sequence is MLFDLDMIQAVYARMAGRVAAAREVVGRPLTLAEKILYAHLWDGTPDRAFARGVDYVDFAPDRVAMQDATAQMALLQFMSAGRARAAVPSTVHCDHLIQAKTGAAADLAEAVTANKEVYDFLASVSNKYGIGFWKPGAGIIHQVVLENYAFPGGMMIGTDSHTPNAGGLGMVAIGVGGADAVDVMAGMAWELKFPKLIGVKLTGKLSGWASPKDIILKVAGILTVKGGTGAIVEYFGGGSEAMSCTGKGTVCNMGAEIGATTSLFAFDESMVRYLESTGRADVAAAAKAAADCLRPDPEVYADPAAYYDQLIEINLSELEPLLNGPFTPDLATPVSKMRAVMAEKGWPEKVEVALIGSCTNSSYEDMARCASIARQAKEKNIEAKAEFTITPGSELVRHTLEKDGLLEDFAGIGGVVLANACGPCIGQWARHRSGPADEPNTIVTSFNRNFAKRNDGNPKTHAFVASPEMVTALALSGDLGFNPAVDALLNRDGVPVKLDPPAGDELPRNGFSCDDPGYQAPAEDGSGVAVIVRPDSDRLQLLEPFAANAGDLRGLKLLLKAKGKCTTDHISMAGPWLKYRGHLDNISNNCFIGAINAFNDKANTVKNPVTGEYGEVPATARACKAAGIGTVVVGDENYGEGSSREHAAMEPRHLGVRAVLVRSFARIHETNLKKQGMLAVTFANPADYDRIQEDDTIDILGLDGFAPGATLTVVLHHTNGAAEEFPVNHTYNDAQIAWYRAGGALNLIRAQQA